TATGAATAGAAGACTTGGAAATCTTGCTGGCGATTTACCTGATATGCAGTTATTATCCGAACATGATAAAATCTGTGGGCATCAAAAGATATTATACTGTTGAGACGCTAACTAGTCTAATCCAAAGACATGGATATAAAATCAAGCGACTGGAGGGAATTTATTTGAAACCTTTATCTACTTCTCAAATGATTTCACTAAAGTTGGAAGAAAAATATATTAATGATTATGTGAGTTGGGCATAAACTACCTGAGCTTTGTTGTGGCATATTAGTTGAATTTACACTATAATTATCTTACATGTTGAAATGGAATAAATTAGGAAGAATATTTGATCCTACAACTATCAAGGATAGACCTTGGTTGCATGAATTTGCTCAGTGTACATCAACAATTATTTTTGATGATTTTGTAAGAGTCTACTTTTCGTGCAGACCTCCTAAAGATGCAAACGGTCAATTTGTTAGCTACACTTCTTTTGTAGATTTTGACAGGAAAAACCTTAAGAGAATTATTAGAGTAGCTGATAAGCCAATATTGAGTTAGGAGAGTTAGGAACTTTTGATGAATTTGGCATCTATCCAAGTTGTACAATAAGGTTTAATAACTTGATATATTTTTATTTATGCAGGTTGGACTAGACTTGTATCAATCTTTTCAAACGTGGAAATTGGTGTTGCAGTTAGCGAGGATGGTGAAAAATTTAGAAGGTTAGGTAAAGGGCCAATACTATCTAGAACACTAAATGAACCATTTCAAGCAAGTGGACCCAAAGTGAGGGTATTTAACAATAAAATGTATATGTTTTACATAGCTGGAGAAAAGTGGGTATTAAATAATGAAGGTAAATCAGAGTCAATATATAAAATCAGGTTAGCTACATCTGAAGATGGGTTAAATTGGAATCGAAATGGGAGAAACATACTTGATTCAATTCTTGAACATGATGAATGCCAAGCAGGTCCTGATGTCTTTTTTTATGATGGAAAATATCACATGTATTTTAGTTACAGATATGGTCTTGATTTTAGAAATAATGACAGAGGGTATCGTGTAGGCTATGCTTATTCTAATGATTTAATAAACTGGACTCGTGATGATGCAAATGCTGGAATTCAGCTCTCAGAGACAGGATGGGATTCACAAGACATGCATTATCCTCATATATTTGAACTTGATGGTAAAGTATATATGTTCTATAATGGAAATGAATTTGGACGATATGGATTTGGATTAGCAGAATTAATTTACTAACGCATGAATATACAAGGAAATAAAGTAATTCTACGAGCAGTTGAAGAATCTGATCTTAGTACTCTTCATAAATGGGCAAATGACCCACAAACACAAGATATTATTGGAAACATTAATTTCCCAAGCTCTTTTGAATATCAAAAGACATGGTTTAAACATCTTCAAAGCGATTTGTTAAATCAAAGATTTGCAATTGAGACAAAAGATCAAGGTATAATTGGATTATCTAGTATCATGCAAATTGATTGGAAAAACAATCATGCTTGGCATGGAATTGTTTTGGGTGACAAGGACATTAGAGGTAAAGGCTATGGAATAGATGCGGTAATGGCAACAATGAGATATGCTTTTGATGAGCTGCATCTTGAAAGATTAGATGGTTCTATGATTGAGTACAATAATGTTTCTATATCTTTTTACTGTAATAAATTAGGTTGGAAAAAAGAAGGTGTAAGGCGAAATTATTATTACAGAAAAGGAAGGTATTGGGATGAAATTATTGTGGGTATAACCAGAAAAGACTATGAAGAACTATTGCAAAAAACAAATTATTGGGTTTAACTAGCATAAAAATTAGCATGGAAAATAAAAGAGATTATAATAAAGAAATTATTGGATAACGATGGCAGAAAATATTCATATGGATTTGACATTGATGTCATGCATCCTTATATGTTAAAATCATTTGCTCCCTTTTTCAGAAATGGAAATTTTTTAGAATTAGGTAGTTTTAAAGGTGATTTTACACGTCGTTTTTTACCACACTTTGAAGATATCACTTGTGTTGAAGCTTCAGATGTAGCAATTGAAATCGCTAAAAAAGAGTTTGGTAATAAAGTAAAATTTTTCAATTCATTATTTGAAACAGTTACCTTACCTACAAAATACGACAATATTGTTTTGACTCATGTTCTAGAGCACATCAATGACTCTATAGCTGTCTTAAAAAGAATTAATGACGAGTGGTTAAGTGATAATGGTAGATTCTTTTTAGTTTGTCCAAATGCAAACGCTCCCTCCCGACAAATTGCAGTAAAGATGGGATTAATTAGTCATAATTCAGCCGTTACTCCTGCAGCAAAAGAACACGGGCACAACATTACCTCTACGTTGGATACTTTAGAAAGAGATGCAAAAGCTGCCGGATTAAATGTAATTCATCGTTCGGGTATTTTCTTTAAAGCACTAGCTAATTTCCAATGGGATAGATTACTGGGAACTGATATTATTTCTCCTGAATATTTAGAGGGATGCTATCAGCTTGGCCAACAATATCCTGACTTATGCAGTAGTATATTTTTTAATGTGAAAAAGGAAAAAACAAATGACTAATATTCCGCTTTTGTCCGTCTGTATTATTACGTATAATCACAAAAATTATATACGGCAAGCCATAGAAGGTGCTTTGATGCAGGAAACTAAATTTAGTTATGAAATCATTATAGCCGACGATTGTTCCACCGACGGAACCCGCGAAATATTGCTGGAATACAAGGAAAAATATCCGGATTTAATTACACTTATATTACAAGAGAAAAATGTAGGTGCCGCTAAAAATTATATAGATTTACTCAACGCGCCGGCATCAAAATATATTGCCTATGTTGAAGGTGATGACTGTTGGACAGACCCTGACAAATTGCAAATACAAGTAGATTTCTTGGAAAACCATGCCGAGTTTGTTGGCACATTCCACGACCATAGCATTATTGGCGACGGCACCGTTACTAATCTGAAGTTGCATGAAAAAGGGGGTTATTGGACCCATACAAAAGACGTCTTTACGATAGACGATATTATTCAATATAATCCTACTCAATCAATATCTTTGGTTTACAGAAATGTATATAAGCATAATTATCCCGAGTGTACAATGAGTTGTCCGCTTCAAGACTGGGCAATGGTACTATTTTTGAGCCAAAATGGACATTTTAAATATATTGATAGGATAATGGCTCGTTATACAATTCATGTGCATGGCAGTTATCACGACAAGTCTGTTTTGGATTGGTATAAAAAAGTAACTATCCCCACCTTAAAAGTACTGGAAGAAAATGTCACATCACCTGTATTGGCAAAAAAAATGTATGCGCGCAGGCTGCAAGAAACACTTGCGCTGAACAGAACAGAAAATAACCGTTGGGCATATTCCAGGAATTTAGTCTTACTGATGTGGAATGTTAGGTATTCCGCATTTAGTCTTCGTGACCTGCTATATTTGTTTAGGAATTTTGAATCTTATATTGAATACGTTAGAAAGTAAGATTAAAAACTGTGTTCTAAACATGTATACCTGATTATTCCATTGCCGTCTGGTAAAGATGAACACATCTCTTTGCAATCTCTTCCCAGGTATATCGTTTAACATTCTCTAACCCTTTCTTAATAAGTATTTCTTTATTGGTATTATAATAAATCAACTCCCTTACCGCATGTTCCAGTTCATCACTGTTATTACTGTCAAAATATACCGCTGCATCTTGTGCAACTTCTCTGAAAACCGCAATATCGGTAAGCACAACAGGACATTGGCTCGTCATAGCTTCTAAGGTAGGCAAGCCGAATCCTTCATACAACGACGGAAAAACAAACACTAACGCTTTATTGTATATAGTATATAGTTCTTTTTCGGCAGCGATATAATGCACTACTTGTTTTTGGATAGTTAATTGTTGAAATAACGTTATTTCTTCTTTTGAAAAAGCACTTCCACCCATGCAAAGCACAAACAATTCTTTATCGGCGGCAAGTATTTTTGACATGGATTTTATAAAGAAATTAAAATTTTTATAACCACCTCTTTCGCCAACAAACAAGATATACCTGCTTGGCAATTTGTGTCCAACATCAGATGTATAAGGCTTTACTGCGTGGTTAGTGCCTGTTATATAAATCTTGTCGGCATTGGTTTCAGGATAGACTCTCAGTAAATCTGTCTTTGTGTTTTCCGAAACTACGGCTATCTTACTTGCTTTTTTTATCAGTTCCTTCTTCTGTTTTAAATACAAATCCGTTTCCCCGAAATATTCGGGAAACAGCTCATGTATCATGTCATGAATTGTAATTACAAATGGCTTATTCCCTATATAGGGTAAAAAATAGGTCTCATATAATGTGGGTACAAACACATCAAATTGTTGTTTTTTTAAGGTGCGGATAACATTATAGGTATCTGTATAATCCAGATATTGTTTCAGTTTAGAGTCGGCTATAAAAGAATGACTAGCCAAACGATTAAAGAAAGAATTTTTTATGCCATTTTCAGCCAGATGTATATTTTGGTTGTTTATTAATGGCAATTCATACGACACATCTTTCATCGTAGCTATTTGCTTCATCAATTCAGCAAAATACCTTGAAACACCACCGCGTTTGTGCCAAATAAATACCTGATGGTCAAATAAAATTTTCATGTTTTATTAAGCAGGGATTTGTCTTTTGCAAAACGTCCGAAAAATCTTGTCCTTAATTCGTTTTATATTATATCTTATTTTAATGGCTAATGTATTTTTCTGTACATAGTAAGTATCTACGGTAAATTGGTCGGCTGCTTTATTGATTGTATTGATTGTGGGGTGTCTGATATGGTTTATAGAACCAAAATCCTGATTGTAATAATATAATACAGCACCTTTGGTATGTGTGGCATCTTCATTGAAACCAATATTTGTTACTAAATTTATGTTTGGCATAATAGCTTTTCCTGCATTCTTAAACAATACATAATTATATTGGCAATCCCATATATCTTTTGGTTGTTCTTTCTGCACATACCTGAATGAATCTATCCAGAAGGGGTCTAATTCGGTATTTTTTTCAATAAATGTTTCAAGATTATTCAAGTTAAAACTAAATTGATTCCAAACTCTTCTCCAGGTAGCCCAACCCCAAATATGGGCTATTTGCGAAAAATAATAACTGCCGTCGCCTATTTGCCTGCCTAATTGAAAGTTATTGCCGGAAATATGCATCACCCATTCATCATCATGATAATAATTCAATAATGTTTCGCAAAATGAAAAAAAACTTAAATCTGGAAAACAATCATCCTCTAATATAATTCCTTGTTCTACATGATTAAAAAACCAGGTAATTGCTTGTGCAGGTGCAACGCCACAACCCAAATTTTCTTCTCTAAATAATGTTTTGACCTCACATTCCCAGTCCACCTGACTTACAATTGCTCTTGTTTTTCTACAATTTTCTGCGTCTTCCGGCATATGCTGCCTTGGACCGTCAGCTGCAATATACAATCGTTTAGGCTGTGCCGCTCTGATGCGTTCAAACACCTTTGCCGCAGTATCCGGACGATTAAAAACAATAAACAATATAGGTGTCCCGAACATAAAATACGACAATATTTAAAAAGCAACAATTACAATTTAGAAAAAACTTTTTATACAATCAATTATTTTTATCTGACTGTCATCGTTTAATTCATAAAACAAAGGCAGTCGTATCATGCAATCAGCAAAATTTCGAGCATTCGGAAGATCGACCCCTTTGTATTTATCCATAAAATAGGCACTATTATGCAAGGGCAAATAGTGGAATACAGAATAAACCCCATTCTCCCTTTAAGTTAATCAATCGTCTCTTTCTTTGATGTCTTTACAAAGCAAATAAAACAAATGACCGTTTACGGTGGATTTAGCCGGAATATCAGGTAAAACGATTTTGCCCCCTTCAGCCAGTGGTGTCAGTTCCTTATAATACGTATTCCAGATTTCGGTGCGTTTTTCCTGGATTTTCCGCAAATTCTCCAACTGTGCCAGTAAAAAGGCGGCATTGATTTCGGAGGGCAGGTAGGAAGAACCGATATCCACCCAGCCGTATTTGTCCACTTCCCCTTTGAAAAACTGGGTTCTGTTGGTTCCTTTTTCCCGTATGATTTCCGCGCGTTGAATATATTTTTCTTTATTGATAACCAATAACCCTCCCTCTCCGCAGATGATGTTTTTGGTGTCGTGAAAGGAAAAAGCCGCCAAATCGCCAAAACTTCCGAGAGGCTTGCCGTCGTAATAGCTGTCGATAGCCTGGGCGGCATCTTCTACGACGGGAATATGATGCTTGTTGGCGATGGCCATAATGGCTTCCATATCGCAGGCAAATCCGGCGTAATGAACGATGGCGATGGCTTTCGTTTTGGGGGTAATCAGCCGTTCAATCTCTTTCGGGTCTATATTGGGGTTGTTGGGAAGGCTGTCGGCAAACACGATGCCGGCTCCTCTCAAGGCAAAGGCATTCGCCGTAGAAACAAACGTAAAGGAAGGGACAATGACTTCATCTCCGGGCTGAATATCCAGCAACAAGGCGGCCATCTCCAATGCATGAGTACAGGAAGTGGTGAGCAATACCTTTAAAAAAGAGTATTCTTTTTCAAAGTATTCATGACACCTTTTGGTGAAGTTTCCATCACCGGACAATTTACCCGAATTGGCAGCATCGGTGATATATTTTATTTCATTACCGGATAAATAAACTTTATTAAATGGTATCATTACTTGCAAGTTTGCATAATCACTTAAATAATAAATGATTATTTTGTTCAGGGCAAAGATACAGAATAAAGTAATTATCAAAATAATAGAATACAGTCTTGTGGGTATACATGGATTTTCTTCGGTTTAATTAAAGCCCGGCAAATCCACCATTTGGTATATATTTGTCCTTCTGTTCAAATAATTAATGTATACCTTTGTTTTTGTGAAATTCAGGAATGTTTGCAACCATTAGATTTTTAGTAAAACTCATTGTCCGGCCGGCCTTCAGGCATACCTATCTGGAGTTGCGCAGGCTAAAAGGATATCCACGCTATCAGCCAGCAGAATCAGACTTGCTGGGCAAAAATTAACGATTCCCGATACCGCTTCTTTCCTGTTTACCTATCCCGGAATTTTTGAAAAGGAAATTTACCGATTCCCATCTGATAAAAAACAACCCGTCATTATTGACGGCGGAGCCAATATAGGGCTTAGTGTCATTTATTTTAAAAAACTATTCCCGCAGGCGAAAATCATCGCTTTCGAACCCGATAAACAATTATTTCCCATCCTGTCTCAGAATGTGGCATCCTTCGGCTTTTCGGATGTTGAACTGGTAAATAAAGGCCTCTGGAACGAAACCACGACGCTGTCTTTCTTCTCCGAAGGAGCTGACAGCGGCAGCATACAGAACGCCGAACTGGACAACACCACCGTTCATAGCATTGAGACCGTTCAGCTCAGGGATTACCTGACTTTTCCGGAAGTGGATTTCTTAAAACTGGATATTGAAGGTGCAGAAACGAATGTTTTGCTGGATATCGAATCCCGTTTGCCGTCCGTGCGGAACCTGTTTATAGAATACCATTCATTCATTGGGCAGCCTCAGACGCTGGATGTTATTCTCCGGATACTTACAAGACATAACTTTCGGTATTACCTGTCTACTTTCGGTTGTGTAGGACAACCCCGTCCGTATATACAACCGGCATCTTACAACAATATGGATGTACAGCTTAATATATTTGCCGTTCGGCAAAAACAGGAGTACACACCCCTCTGTCCCCTCTCAAGAGGGGAGGTTGGGCAGTGCGCTTTCCCTCCTCGGAGGGGGATAGGGGGTGGGTTACTGATTTATTAGCCTGTTAATTGTTTCATCAATTTCTTCCAGAACCCAATTAATTTGATTTAAAACGAAGGCATTATCAAACCTTATAACAGTAATACCTAAACTCCTTAAGCGTTCATCCCTGATTTTATCCCGCACAATTGCGTTTTCATAAGTGTGAATAATGCCATCTAATTCTATTGCCAACATGATCTCACAACAATAAAAGTCTATGATATAATTATCAATTGGTTTCTGACGATGGAAGTCATAGCCCATCCGCTGCTTTCCTTTCAGATAATGCCACAATCTGATTTCACTTTTAGTGGAATTATTTCTCAGTTGTCTTGCAAACTCTTTTAGTCTGGGATTGTATGGAATAATGATTCGCCTCATATCAATATAGAGACAGAAAGCGGAGAATTTCCATAAAATTTCTCTGACTTTTTTTAAACTCTTTCTCACGGCAGTCGAGACACTCCCCTTAATCCACTCTCAAGAGGGGAGGTTGGGCCGTGCGTTTCCCCTCCTCAGAGGGGGTTAGGGGTGGGTAAAAGACTACTTCTTCAACAACTCCTGATAGATTTCCATATACCGGTCCGCCATGATTTTCACGTCATATTTCATCTTGGTAGCAGCACTGATTTCCGCACGATTGTAAAAGCCGGCACTGTGCGGATGTGACAGGATATGCGCCTTTACTTCCTCCACGGAAAATCCGTCTGCCAGTAATCCATTCGTATCGTTTATGATATCTTTCATGCCGCCGGCATTGTTGCTGATAACAGGCGTACCGCAGAACAGCGATTCGAGCACCACATTCGGAAAGTTATCTTCCTCCGACGGGATTAAGAAATAATCTGCAGCGGCATAATAGAGGTTCAGTTTTTCCAGGGAGTTGATTCTGCCTGCAAAGGAGATGTTGCCGGTTTGTTCATCGGAATTGCCGCCGCCGATGGCAATAAGGCGGATGTTCTGTCCCGATAACTCCTGTGCCAGTTGTTGAATTAAATCGAATCGTTTGCGTCTCGTCTCCAGCCGTTCGCAAACAAAAAGCAGTATGCAGGTATCCTGCGGAAGTCCCAGCTGCTGCCTTGCTTCAGAGGGTTCTATGTACTTCAGCCTTTCCGTATCGATACCGTAGGGAATGTGATGGTAGGTAAAGTGCTGAATCAGCGAACGATTTTTGGCTTCTTCCAGCAGCCATACCGACGGAGATACGATATGAATGGGATACTGGAAATGACGGACGATAGACGATTTGATCTCCATGAATTTACGGTCTATCGCGGCCATCTGGGGGTTGTTCCGCTGGTCGGTTGGATAGTTGAAACAACCCATAAACGGACTGACATCGTGTATGGTCCAGACGATAGGTTTTTTAACTTTTTTAAAAAAAGCAGGATAATTGATGATACGCGGAATCCAGTGCAGGTTGATGATGTCTGCATCCCGAACCGCCGGCAGCGATTCGATGGTGTAATCACTGTAAGGCGTTCCCAGGTATTCACATTTCGGCTGGTATTTTTTCAGCAGCCGCTCGCGAATATGCCCGGCGGCCAATGGTATTCCTGCCTTATTGCTCATCCGTTGAAAGAATGTGGGATGTTTGAACGGGATGGGAATGCTGTTTTCGACCGGAATAGGGTCGTTGCTGATGCAGATGAATGAGGAATGAACACCCCTTCGGAGCAGCTCCTCATGCAGGCGGATACAGGCAACGGCGGCACCTCCTCCCGGAAATGTATTGATATGTACAACCTTCATCTCTTGGCGCTCAAAGATAGAAAAAAGAAACAGCTATCTGAATGAACAAAAAAAGTGCAAATACGCTTACATTTGCCTCGTATTTATTGCCTGGCCATCTAATTCCTTTTTGTGCATACACCGGTATTGTTGCTATTGTTTAACCGCCCCGATTACGCAGAAGTTCTTTTAAAGAGAATGGAGAGCATTCCCGTTTCCGCCGTATACATTGCTATTGACGGTCCCAGGCTTTCCCATCCGGATGATGCCCGTCAGATTGGGCTGGTGAAAAAACGGGTGGAGGAAACCCGTTTCCGGACAACAAAAATATATACGCTGTATCAGCCGGAAAACCTGGGTTGCCGCCATGGTGTGAAAGCGGCGCTTGACTGGTTTTTCAGCAAGGAAGAACGTGGTATTGTGCTCGAAGATGACTGTATCCCCGATGCCAGCTTCTTCCCGTTTTGCGACACCCTGCTTGAAAAGTATGCCCAGGACGAGAGGGTGTTTGCAATCTCAGGAGATAACTTTTTACTGGATGCAGTGAAGATTCCGGAGAGCTATTATTTTTCCAAATATTTTCATTCCTGGGGCTGGGCGTCGTGGAGGCGTTCCTGGGAAAAATATGATTTTGAGATGAAGACATTTCCCGATTTTATCGGGAAAAACAAGATAGATTTTTATCCCTGTTCAGAGGCGGAAAAATCCCATTGGACAGCCTTTTATAAAGACATGCGCCAGCGCCTGGACACTATTAATTCCTGGGCATATCCGTTCTGTTACAGTGTGCTGAACGAACAGGCCGTCTGTATTGCTCCGTCAAAAAATCTGGTGTATAATATCGGCTTTGAGGGATCTGCCACCCATACCAAACAGGCTCCGTACTGGTACCATTATGTGAAAACGGAACCGGTAACGATTACCAGTCACCCGGGTGTGGTTGCCGTCAACCAGGTGGCAGACCAGGCGGATTTTGATTTTACGGTAAGGCGTATGTATTCCCCGCCCTATATAAAAAGGATAAGGCTAAAGATCCGGCAGCTGATGGGCACGCTGAATATTAGCCATAAAGATTAAAAGCCAAATTTTAGCAGTCGCCAAAAAATAGTTACCTTTGGAGATATCTTTGTTTTGTAATACTGTCTATTCTTTAAAACACAAAAGCCTGTATTTAGTATAATTAACCATGCAAGAAGAAAACTGGTCATATACCATCCGCAGCCATCATGCAT
This genomic interval from Sphingobacteriales bacterium contains the following:
- a CDS encoding GNAT family N-acetyltransferase, with the translated sequence MNIQGNKVILRAVEESDLSTLHKWANDPQTQDIIGNINFPSSFEYQKTWFKHLQSDLLNQRFAIETKDQGIIGLSSIMQIDWKNNHAWHGIVLGDKDIRGKGYGIDAVMATMRYAFDELHLERLDGSMIEYNNVSISFYCNKLGWKKEGVRRNYYYRKGRYWDEIIVGITRKDYEELLQKTNYWV
- a CDS encoding class I SAM-dependent methyltransferase, with product MHPYMLKSFAPFFRNGNFLELGSFKGDFTRRFLPHFEDITCVEASDVAIEIAKKEFGNKVKFFNSLFETVTLPTKYDNIVLTHVLEHINDSIAVLKRINDEWLSDNGRFFLVCPNANAPSRQIAVKMGLISHNSAVTPAAKEHGHNITSTLDTLERDAKAAGLNVIHRSGIFFKALANFQWDRLLGTDIISPEYLEGCYQLGQQYPDLCSSIFFNVKKEKTND
- a CDS encoding glycosyltransferase — its product is MTNIPLLSVCIITYNHKNYIRQAIEGALMQETKFSYEIIIADDCSTDGTREILLEYKEKYPDLITLILQEKNVGAAKNYIDLLNAPASKYIAYVEGDDCWTDPDKLQIQVDFLENHAEFVGTFHDHSIIGDGTVTNLKLHEKGGYWTHTKDVFTIDDIIQYNPTQSISLVYRNVYKHNYPECTMSCPLQDWAMVLFLSQNGHFKYIDRIMARYTIHVHGSYHDKSVLDWYKKVTIPTLKVLEENVTSPVLAKKMYARRLQETLALNRTENNRWAYSRNLVLLMWNVRYSAFSLRDLLYLFRNFESYIEYVRK
- a CDS encoding glycosyltransferase family 4 protein, which gives rise to MKILFDHQVFIWHKRGGVSRYFAELMKQIATMKDVSYELPLINNQNIHLAENGIKNSFFNRLASHSFIADSKLKQYLDYTDTYNVIRTLKKQQFDVFVPTLYETYFLPYIGNKPFVITIHDMIHELFPEYFGETDLYLKQKKELIKKASKIAVVSENTKTDLLRVYPETNADKIYITGTNHAVKPYTSDVGHKLPSRYILFVGERGGYKNFNFFIKSMSKILAADKELFVLCMGGSAFSKEEITLFQQLTIQKQVVHYIAAEKELYTIYNKALVFVFPSLYEGFGLPTLEAMTSQCPVVLTDIAVFREVAQDAAVYFDSNNSDELEHAVRELIYYNTNKEILIKKGLENVKRYTWEEIAKRCVHLYQTAME
- a CDS encoding nucleotide-diphospho-sugar transferase; this encodes MFGTPILFIVFNRPDTAAKVFERIRAAQPKRLYIAADGPRQHMPEDAENCRKTRAIVSQVDWECEVKTLFREENLGCGVAPAQAITWFFNHVEQGIILEDDCFPDLSFFSFCETLLNYYHDDEWVMHISGNNFQLGRQIGDGSYYFSQIAHIWGWATWRRVWNQFSFNLNNLETFIEKNTELDPFWIDSFRYVQKEQPKDIWDCQYNYVLFKNAGKAIMPNINLVTNIGFNEDATHTKGAVLYYYNQDFGSINHIRHPTINTINKAADQFTVDTYYVQKNTLAIKIRYNIKRIKDKIFRTFCKRQIPA
- a CDS encoding FkbM family methyltransferase codes for the protein MFSKTHCPAGLQAYLSGVAQAKRISTLSASRIRLAGQKLTIPDTASFLFTYPGIFEKEIYRFPSDKKQPVIIDGGANIGLSVIYFKKLFPQAKIIAFEPDKQLFPILSQNVASFGFSDVELVNKGLWNETTTLSFFSEGADSGSIQNAELDNTTVHSIETVQLRDYLTFPEVDFLKLDIEGAETNVLLDIESRLPSVRNLFIEYHSFIGQPQTLDVILRILTRHNFRYYLSTFGCVGQPRPYIQPASYNNMDVQLNIFAVRQKQEYTPLCPLSRGEVGQCAFPPRRGIGGGLLIY
- a CDS encoding DUF559 domain-containing protein; the encoded protein is MRRIIIPYNPRLKEFARQLRNNSTKSEIRLWHYLKGKQRMGYDFHRQKPIDNYIIDFYCCEIMLAIELDGIIHTYENAIVRDKIRDERLRSLGITVIRFDNAFVLNQINWVLEEIDETINRLINQ
- a CDS encoding glycosyltransferase, coding for MKVVHINTFPGGGAAVACIRLHEELLRRGVHSSFICISNDPIPVENSIPIPFKHPTFFQRMSNKAGIPLAAGHIRERLLKKYQPKCEYLGTPYSDYTIESLPAVRDADIINLHWIPRIINYPAFFKKVKKPIVWTIHDVSPFMGCFNYPTDQRNNPQMAAIDRKFMEIKSSIVRHFQYPIHIVSPSVWLLEEAKNRSLIQHFTYHHIPYGIDTERLKYIEPSEARQQLGLPQDTCILLFVCERLETRRKRFDLIQQLAQELSGQNIRLIAIGGGNSDEQTGNISFAGRINSLEKLNLYYAAADYFLIPSEEDNFPNVVLESLFCGTPVISNNAGGMKDIINDTNGLLADGFSVEEVKAHILSHPHSAGFYNRAEISAATKMKYDVKIMADRYMEIYQELLKK